The Microbacterium sp. LKL04 sequence GGCGGCGAGGCGGCATCCGGGGAATCGGCAGTGCTGATCACGCGCCTGCAGGTGCCGTCGCAAGGGGTTCGGCACGCGGTACGTGTCGACGGCGAGCACGGTGCCGGTGATCGGATCGGTGACGAGGCGTTCCCACGACGGTGTGTCGCCGGCGAGGCGCCGGGCGGTGGCGGCGTCGATCGGCGTGCGTCCGACGAGATCGCACGGCACGTCAGCGCCGGCGAGGGAGAGTGCGGGGACCACGATCTGCACACGCGCGCGGATCGCGCCGAGAGGTCCTGCCGTCGTGTCGCGCGTGTCGTCGAGCGCGGGTGTGCCGGCGAGCAGCAGGTCGGCGAAGACGTCGGCGCGCACCTGGTCGGTGGTGCGCGCGTCGGTGTCGACGATCTCGCTGGAGCGCTCGCTCCGCGTGTCGATGATCGCGCGCGCCTGGCGGGTGAGGCGGTCGTGGATGCCCTCGGCGATGACGGTCGGCAGCGTCGCGACGAGGTCGCTCATGCCGTCGCGACCGGGGATCACGCGCACGGCGCGGTGGGCGGCGGCATCCTGGTGGCGTTCGGTGAAGGACCGCGGATGCATCTGCAGGGCGAGGATCTCGATCTCGGCGCGCACCCGGTTGGGGGTGTCACGGCGGCACCGCTGAATGGCGACGGCTTCGAAGGCGGGCCGGACGTCGGCGGGGAGCTCGGCGCCGGCCTCGACGATCACATCGACGTGACCGCGGGTGATGATGCCCGCCTCCCACGCCGTGAGGGATGCCTGATAGTCCTCGACGATCGTGCGCGCCTGGGTGATGCGGCGCTGCACAGTGCGGTCGGTGAGGCGGAGCACCCCGCCGAGTTCGGCCGCGATCGCACGGAGCGCCATGTCGTGCGCCTGCACGTGCACCGAGGACTCGGCCGCCTGCTGTTCGGCGAGCGCACCCGCGCGGGCGAGGACCTGCAGCTGCACGATCTGAGCCCGGGTGATGAGCTTCTCGACCATGGCGGTCTCGTGCACGATGTCGGCGAGGGGCGCGAAGCGTTCCCGGATGCCGATGGTGCCGAGCGAGGTCATGCCTCCATTGTGGTGGGGGCCTCCGACATCGCTCTTGCGCCCGCGAAGCCGGTCAGTCGGCGCTCTGCCGGGGCGGGTTGAACATGAACTCGAGCCGCACGCCGTTGTCATCCTCGACGAATGAGGCGTAGTAGCGGTCGCTGAACCGCGGGTACGGTTTCGGCTCGCGGACCGGAGTCCAGCCTGCAGTGACCGCGGCGTCGTGCAGGCGGTCTACGTCTCTGCGGGAGTCCACCGCGAACGCCAGATGCTGCCACCCGATGCGGCCGTGGCGATGCGGTTCGTCGTGGTCGTCGCGGGCCGGGTAGAGGATGAGCTCTTCTTCGCCGCGGTACCACGAGACGGAGCCGACGGCATCCTCTCGGGTGCACCCCAGCAGCCTCATGACGGGGTCGAACTGCGCGGTCGACGTCGCCAGGTCGCGCACGCTGATGCCGATGTGATCGAAGAGAGCCATGCCGCCATCCTCCAGGTCGCGATCGCCCGCGCGCTAGCCCTCGAGCCGGCGCAATCGCAGCCGTGCCATGTCCTGCGCACGGGGTCCGGACCCCAGCGCACGCTCGGTCACGCGCAGGATGAGGCGGGTCGCCGTCTTCACCGGCAGCCACGAGCGGCGCAGGCCCAGCATCCGCCTGATCCGCGGCGGGAACGTCGCGACCGCCGCGGCGAACAGCACGCGGTAGGCGACGCCCATGAGCCCAGTGAACGGGGGCTTCTTCAGGAACCGCACGACGTCGTCGACGCGCTCGTCGCGGCGCAGTTCGCCGCGGTCGAGGAAGCCGTCGATCTCGGCGCGCAGGGCAGCCTCGGTGAGCGGCGGATCGGGCACGCGCATGAGGCGTCCGGCGGTTGCCCAGTCGGCGACGTACGCGTCGGGGCCGCCCGGGATCGATCCGCCGTACGCCTCGTGGCTGCGCAGGAACGCGTCGGTGAAGGCGAGGTGCACCCAGCGCACCAGGTCGGTGGCTTCGGCGGTGTACGTCCGCGCGGAACCGTCACCGCCGACGTACTCGCCCTGCACGCGCTGATGGAAGCGCCCGACGCGGGCCGTCTCGGCATCCGCTTGCGTCGTCGATCCGTAGGTGAGCGTGATGACCCAGCGGACGGTGCCGGTGAGGCGCCCGATTGGATCGTCGCGGTAGCGCGACCAGTCGTGCACGCCGGCGAGGGCGCCCGGGTGCAGAGCCTGAAGGAGAAGGGCACGGATGCCGGCGACCAGGGTGCCCATGCCGGCGTGAACGGTCCACGCGGGGCCGCCCTCGGCGAAGTAGCCGGTGTCGTCGCCGTCGGCGAGCGCGCGGACGTACGGCGCCATCCCGGTCGGGTCACCTGCGAGGGCGGTGAGCAGCCGGGCGCGCAGCCGCGCCACACGCGGAGGAGCGGAGGACGTCACGGTTCCAGCCTGCCACCGCCTCGGAGGCATGGGGCGGTGCGGCGCTAGGCGCGGGCCGCCATCGCGAGCTCCCCGTACCCCATGGCGATGAGGAACGAGAGCACGGCCAGCACGATCGTGACGGGCACCATCGTGTTCCGCTCCGGCTTGCTGCGCGAGATGGCGTTCATGAGGATGCCGAGCACGAAGTACACGAAGACAGTCCACATGCCGACCTGGGCGACGATGTCGGGGACGACGTCGATGGCGCGAGCACGATCCCAGGCGAGGACGGCGATCAGCGCGTAGATGAGGACCGAGACGAGGCTGCCGATACGGAGTCGCAGCGGCAGTGCGCGGTGCTGACCTCCCCACGCGAACCGCCCCAACGGGGCACCGAGCGCGAGCGTGATCTGGAAGATCGCAAGCAGGGTGAGGATGACGGTGAGCACGAGCGCGAAGGGCACGCGCTCAGGCTAGCGGGGCGTCGTTTTAGGGTCGGATCCGGGCGCCGCGCAGGCGACGCCCGGATGAGGTGTCAGTAGCCGACAGCCTTGAGGCCGAACTTCGCCTGTTCGGCGGTGAACTGCGACCCGTACTCGCTTGTCAGCTGGTCGTACAAGCGGTCTTTCGACAGCGACATGGTGTCGAGATACATCTGAGCGGCCTCGGCCGCCTCCGCGTTCCAGTCTGCGCCGACCTTATCGACGGCCCATTCGGCGACGTCCTTCGGGTACGCCTCGCCGTACTCACTGGTGAGCTGATCGATCAGGCCCGCACGGCTGAAAGGCATTGAGTCCAGATACATCACCGCGGAACCGAGGGCGTTCGCGTGAGCGAGCGACGGAGCGTCATCCTGCGCCGCCTCTTCAGGCTCCGCTTCGGCCTGCTCCACGGGCTCTGCTTCAGGCTTAGCAGTCTTCTCGACGCTGACGACGACGGTATCGCCATCCTTCGCCTTCTCTCCAGCAGCCGGAGCCGTCCGGAGCACGGTCCAGTTGTCACGGTCGAGAACCACGCCGGACTCGGCCGAGAAGTCGACCTCGAGGCCGGCGTTCTCGAGGAGTGCAGCTGCCTCCTTAGCGGTCTTACCGATGGTGTCAGGCACCTCGATCGCAGTAGCCGCGTCTGCGTTTTGCGCCGAGTTGCTGCCCGCCGCGGCGGGCGCTGCTTCGGGGGTCGACGCCGGCTTGTTGGCGGCACCAGCCGCTCCACCGATGACGATCAGTGCGAGGGCTGCCGCGGGAATGATGATGCGCTTCTTCTTGAACCAGGGCTTGATCGCTTTCTCGTGCGCGACGGGAGGCGGCGAGTAGGGAGGCGGTTGGACGTTGCTCATGTTTGCCCTTTCGGCTGCTGTGATTGCGCAAGCGCCATCGCTTGACACGGTGATCGACCCTCAGATCGTTGCCTTCGACGATCGGGCAGAGCGCTTCGGGAGCGATGCCGGGCCGGTTCCGACCCCAGTAGGAACCGGTCTATTCCTAACACAATTAGAGAAATCTCATCTGCTGATAGGAGGCACGCACCCCGAGACGGCATCCCGCCCTGAGGTCGACGTCAGAAGCATCGCTATGGGCAGTTCTCCCCATAGCGACCGCCCAGCGCGCTTCCCTACGCTGACAGCGTTCGGCAAACCCGATTGTCGCGGCGTCTCTTCTGGGGGATGGCACGCACGCCGTGACACTCCTGACGAATGCCGCGCGGCGTGACCATGTGGGGACGGCCCACGCCGCGCGGAGTCGTCAGCCGAGCGTCACTCCGCGAGCGCCTCCGCGAACGGCCGCGGCTCGCGGCCCTTCGGCTGGGTCGGGCGCTCCCCCGGGTCAGGCAGCGGCGGTGTCGGCATCGTCACGTCCGTGCCGGACGTCAGCTCCACCGCCTCGCCGAAGTGCCGGATCGACATCGGCTCACCGGCGCTGACACGGTAGGTCGTGGCATCCGGTGCGATCTCGAGATGCAAGGTACGGCCCTGCCAGCGGATGCCGAACGCGAGACCGGTCAGCTGCTCCGGCAGCCGCGGGGCGAACCGCAGTCCGTCGGCCGTGTCGCGCATGCCGCCGAATCCGGCGACGAGCGCCGTCCAGATGCCGCCGAGCGACGCGATGTGCAGGCCGTCCTCGGCGTTGCCGTGCAGGTCGTCGAGGTCGATGGTCGCGGCTTCGGCGAGGTAGTCGGCCGCAAGCCCGAGGTGCCCGACCTCGGCGGCGACCACTGCCTGGATCGCCGCCGACAGCGACGAGTCCCGCACGGTCAACGCCTCGTAGTAGCGGAATGCCCGCGCCTTCTCGTCTACCGTGAACGCGTCGGTGCAGAAGAACAGGGCGAGCACAAGGTCGGCCTGCTTGAGCACCTGCTTGCGGTAGAGCTGCACGTACGGGTACCGCTCCTGCAGCAGCTCGTCGCCGGGGGTGTCGGTCTCGAAGTCCCATCGTTCAAGTTCTGTGAATCGCGCCGCCTGCGGGTGCACGCCGCGTTCCTCGTCGTAGGGCACGTGCATGGCACCGGCGGTGCGCACCCAGCCGCCGATCTCGCCGTCATCGACCCCGAGAGTGCGAGCGAGATCCGGATGCCGACGCGCGGCATCTGCGGCGGCGTCGAGGTTCGCGCGGGCCATCAGATTGGTGAAGACGTTGTCGTCGTAGAGGGCGGTGTACTCGTCGGGGCCGGTGACGCCGTCGATGTGGAAGCGACCGT is a genomic window containing:
- a CDS encoding oxygenase MpaB family protein is translated as MTSSAPPRVARLRARLLTALAGDPTGMAPYVRALADGDDTGYFAEGGPAWTVHAGMGTLVAGIRALLLQALHPGALAGVHDWSRYRDDPIGRLTGTVRWVITLTYGSTTQADAETARVGRFHQRVQGEYVGGDGSARTYTAEATDLVRWVHLAFTDAFLRSHEAYGGSIPGGPDAYVADWATAGRLMRVPDPPLTEAALRAEIDGFLDRGELRRDERVDDVVRFLKKPPFTGLMGVAYRVLFAAAVATFPPRIRRMLGLRRSWLPVKTATRLILRVTERALGSGPRAQDMARLRLRRLEG
- a CDS encoding VOC family protein, encoding MALFDHIGISVRDLATSTAQFDPVMRLLGCTREDAVGSVSWYRGEEELILYPARDDHDEPHRHGRIGWQHLAFAVDSRRDVDRLHDAAVTAGWTPVREPKPYPRFSDRYYASFVEDDNGVRLEFMFNPPRQSAD
- a CDS encoding HNH endonuclease signature motif containing protein gives rise to the protein MTSLGTIGIRERFAPLADIVHETAMVEKLITRAQIVQLQVLARAGALAEQQAAESSVHVQAHDMALRAIAAELGGVLRLTDRTVQRRITQARTIVEDYQASLTAWEAGIITRGHVDVIVEAGAELPADVRPAFEAVAIQRCRRDTPNRVRAEIEILALQMHPRSFTERHQDAAAHRAVRVIPGRDGMSDLVATLPTVIAEGIHDRLTRQARAIIDTRSERSSEIVDTDARTTDQVRADVFADLLLAGTPALDDTRDTTAGPLGAIRARVQIVVPALSLAGADVPCDLVGRTPIDAATARRLAGDTPSWERLVTDPITGTVLAVDTYRVPNPLRRHLQARDQHCRFPGCRLAAIRCEVDHTHDHALGGATEVGNLAHLCQRHHSMKQFTAWRVRQLEGGVLEWTSPLGRTYREDAPTPAVAFTPAERTWPASDPPPF
- a CDS encoding Ltp family lipoprotein, with the protein product MSSDGACAITAAERANMSNVQPPPYSPPPVAHEKAIKPWFKKKRIIIPAAALALIVIGGAAGAANKPASTPEAAPAAAGSNSAQNADAATAIEVPDTIGKTAKEAAALLENAGLEVDFSAESGVVLDRDNWTVLRTAPAAGEKAKDGDTVVVSVEKTAKPEAEPVEQAEAEPEEAAQDDAPSLAHANALGSAVMYLDSMPFSRAGLIDQLTSEYGEAYPKDVAEWAVDKVGADWNAEAAEAAQMYLDTMSLSKDRLYDQLTSEYGSQFTAEQAKFGLKAVGY